The following proteins come from a genomic window of Clostridium cylindrosporum DSM 605:
- a CDS encoding MerR family transcriptional regulator codes for MEKNIYSFKEACNKTGYKASAIRYYEKEFYLNIPRDNNSRRVFTKKELDTLFFIKDLQEKGYSNTQIKKLMENEEVREEIAATTGSLEVDFVKGLEEKLQEINKSLCELSENVSSKERDLIISENMKLKMENKQKAYEIIQLKEKLKYESNKKQGFFSRIFGKK; via the coding sequence ATGGAAAAAAATATTTACTCTTTTAAGGAAGCTTGTAATAAAACAGGGTATAAAGCGTCAGCTATAAGATATTATGAAAAGGAGTTTTATCTTAATATTCCAAGGGATAATAACTCAAGAAGGGTTTTTACTAAAAAGGAATTGGATACACTTTTTTTCATAAAAGACCTTCAGGAAAAGGGATATTCTAATACTCAAATAAAAAAATTGATGGAAAATGAAGAGGTTAGGGAAGAGATTGCAGCTACTACAGGTTCACTTGAAGTTGATTTCGTAAAGGGACTTGAGGAAAAACTTCAAGAAATAAATAAGTCCCTTTGCGAATTAAGTGAAAATGTAAGTTCTAAGGAAAGAGACTTAATTATAAGTGAAAATATGAAGCTTAAGATGGAGAATAAGCAAAAAGCTTATGAAATAATTCAACTTAAAGAGAAGTTAAAATATGAATCTAATAAGAAACAAGGTTTTTTTTCAAGGATATTTGGAAAAAAGTAA
- a CDS encoding GNAT family N-acetyltransferase: MLEFSTLKFKDIQSVKNIMFDKKACLSPFYSQNKKSITYFTIIKGVYIATKDDREVGVLIIDSNLREFYFYPVYPVSEAIGFLEFINSLDERFELSGYTFSFNCKNIEYLKESEDEYDTISSIKFMFCNLKEFAIELKDKTIDNKGLSIRKYTVKKDEEIRVGLQNQIFSNVKGRTELTLKDVIMEEYSPKFIDDLCFILEEKGEPIGYGQIINLNDVYYLVNFGIIPSARKKGYARNFLTYIMLMGYKKGIENLELTVDNHNYPAINLYRSQGFIEIKNTVKIKL; encoded by the coding sequence ATGTTAGAATTTAGTACATTAAAGTTTAAAGACATTCAATCAGTAAAAAATATAATGTTTGATAAAAAGGCATGTTTAAGTCCTTTTTACAGTCAAAATAAAAAAAGTATAACTTACTTTACAATAATTAAGGGGGTTTATATTGCTACAAAGGATGATAGGGAGGTTGGAGTCCTTATAATAGATAGCAATCTAAGAGAATTTTACTTTTATCCAGTGTATCCAGTGTCAGAGGCTATAGGTTTTTTAGAATTCATTAATTCTTTAGATGAAAGGTTTGAACTTAGTGGATATACATTTAGCTTTAATTGCAAGAATATTGAGTACCTTAAAGAATCTGAAGATGAGTATGACACTATAAGTAGTATAAAGTTTATGTTTTGCAATCTTAAAGAATTTGCAATAGAACTTAAGGATAAAACTATAGACAATAAGGGGTTATCTATCAGAAAATATACTGTCAAAAAGGATGAGGAGATTCGTGTAGGACTGCAAAATCAAATATTCAGCAATGTAAAGGGAAGAACAGAATTAACTCTTAAAGATGTCATTATGGAGGAATATAGCCCAAAGTTTATAGATGACTTATGCTTTATATTAGAGGAAAAAGGTGAGCCTATAGGATATGGTCAAATAATAAACTTAAATGATGTATATTATCTTGTTAATTTTGGAATTATACCTAGTGCCCGTAAAAAGGGATATGCGAGAAACTTTTTAACATATATAATGCTTATGGGGTATAAAAAAGGAATAGAAAATCTGGAGCTTACAGTGGACAATCATAATTATCCAGCTATTAACTTATATAGGTCCCAAGGGTTTATAGAAATAAAAAATACTGTAAAAATAAAGCTTTAA
- a CDS encoding pyridoxal phosphate-dependent aminotransferase, protein MPKVSSRILNMQASPIRKLAPLAIDAESRGIKVHHLNIGQPDVKTPRVFLDAFKEYDESVLKYSESQGVKETLDSFVEYYKKWNIEFNNEDILVTNGGSEAILFAIMAVADYGDNVLMPEPFYTNYNGFAESAGVDVSSFITKAENGFRLPDEDIICSSINSKTRAIVISNPGNPTGVVYTVDEVKLLCKIANDYDLFIIADEVYREFVYDGLEFTSFMHMKGYEDRIILIDSISKRYSACGARVGLVASKNRDIIENILKLCQSRLCVPTIEQIAVAKLINVEDSYFTEVRNEYECRRNLVYSALSNMEGVICEKPTGAFYVIAKLPINDSEDFIKWLLTDYSINGETVMLAPAAGFYATDGLGKDEVRISYCINCENLKKAMTILENGLKEYIKIKL, encoded by the coding sequence ATGCCAAAGGTATCATCTAGAATACTCAACATGCAAGCATCACCTATTAGAAAGTTAGCTCCCTTAGCAATTGATGCAGAGTCAAGAGGAATTAAGGTTCATCATTTGAATATAGGACAACCTGATGTAAAAACTCCTAGAGTGTTTCTAGACGCTTTTAAGGAGTATGATGAAAGTGTATTAAAATATTCTGAGTCTCAAGGTGTTAAAGAAACTTTAGACAGTTTCGTTGAGTATTATAAAAAGTGGAATATAGAATTTAATAATGAGGATATACTTGTCACTAATGGGGGAAGTGAAGCTATTTTATTTGCTATTATGGCAGTAGCTGATTATGGGGATAACGTACTTATGCCTGAACCATTCTATACTAATTATAATGGTTTTGCAGAATCAGCAGGTGTAGATGTTTCTTCATTTATAACGAAAGCTGAAAATGGATTTAGACTTCCAGATGAAGACATCATATGTTCTTCAATTAATTCAAAAACTCGTGCTATTGTAATATCCAACCCTGGTAATCCTACTGGAGTGGTTTATACTGTAGATGAGGTTAAGCTTTTATGCAAAATCGCTAATGATTATGACCTTTTTATTATTGCGGATGAGGTATATAGAGAATTTGTATATGATGGACTAGAATTTACAAGCTTCATGCATATGAAAGGTTATGAGGATAGAATTATTCTAATAGATAGCATATCTAAACGTTATAGTGCATGTGGAGCAAGGGTTGGACTTGTTGCTAGCAAAAACCGTGATATCATTGAAAACATTCTTAAACTATGTCAATCAAGACTTTGTGTACCAACTATAGAACAGATAGCTGTAGCAAAGCTTATTAATGTAGAGGATTCCTATTTTACAGAGGTAAGAAATGAATATGAATGCAGAAGAAATTTAGTTTACTCTGCTCTTTCAAATATGGAAGGAGTTATATGTGAAAAACCAACAGGTGCTTTTTATGTTATAGCTAAGCTTCCTATTAATGATTCAGAAGACTTTATCAAATGGCTTCTTACAGACTACTCTATTAATGGAGAAACAGTAATGCTAGCTCCTGCTGCAGGATTTTATGCAACTGATGGTCTTGGAAAAGATGAAGTTAGAATATCTTATTGCATAAACTGTGAAAATTTAAAAAAAGCTATGACTATACTGGAAAATGGATTAAAAGAATATATAAAAATAAAGCTTTAA